The Pseudomonas extremaustralis genome contains a region encoding:
- a CDS encoding response regulator transcription factor: MPNILLVEDDAALSELIASYLERNGYHVSVLSRGDLVRERARLNPPDLVILDLMLPGLDGLQVCRLLRADSAGLPILMLTARDDSHDQVLGLEMGADDYVTKPCEPRVLLARVRTLLRRSSLSEPQVANDRILMGNLCIDLSERSVTWRDQAVELSSGEYNLLVVLARHAGEVLSRDQILQRLRGIEFNGTDRSVDVAISKLRRKFDDHAGEARKIKTVWGKGYLFSRSEWEC; the protein is encoded by the coding sequence ATGCCCAACATCCTTCTGGTGGAAGACGACGCCGCCCTCTCCGAGCTGATTGCCAGCTACCTGGAGCGCAACGGCTACCACGTCAGCGTGCTCAGCCGCGGGGACCTCGTCCGCGAGCGTGCGCGCCTCAATCCGCCGGACCTGGTGATCCTCGACCTGATGCTGCCGGGCCTAGACGGCCTGCAAGTGTGCCGCCTGCTGCGCGCCGACTCGGCGGGGCTGCCGATCCTGATGCTCACCGCCCGCGACGACAGCCACGACCAGGTGCTGGGCCTGGAAATGGGCGCCGACGACTATGTCACCAAACCCTGCGAGCCCCGCGTCCTGCTGGCGCGGGTGCGCACGCTGTTGCGCCGCAGCAGTCTGTCCGAACCCCAGGTGGCCAACGACCGGATACTCATGGGCAACCTGTGCATCGACCTGTCGGAACGCAGCGTGACCTGGCGCGACCAGGCGGTGGAGTTGTCCAGCGGCGAATACAACCTGCTGGTGGTGCTCGCCCGGCATGCCGGCGAGGTGCTCAGCCGCGACCAGATCCTGCAACGCCTGCGTGGCATCGAGTTCAACGGCACCGACCGGTCGGTGGACGTGGCCATCTCCAAGCTGCGCCGCAAGTTCGACGACCACGCCGGCGAAGCGCGCAAGATCAAGACAGTGTGGGGCAAGGGCTATCTGTTCAGCCGTTCCGAGTGGGAGTGCTGA
- a CDS encoding efflux RND transporter periplasmic adaptor subunit → MPKNLFAPFCLLALTLALGACDKSTAEAPPMPLAKVRIETLEAKPLSISSELSGRIAAPRIAEVRARVAGVVMQRVFKEGHDVKQGDVLFRIDPAPFKADLDSAQANLSKAEANAFQARLQEQRYSQLVEGNAISGQDYDNARAAVRQTNAEVAANKAAVERARLNLGYATVTAPIAGRIGRALVTEGALVGQNEATPLAIIQQLDPIHADLTQSTRELNELRRAFRAGSLKQVGQDQAKATLIQDDGSLYPLPGKLLFAEISVDPGTGQIILRSEFPNPDLDLLPGSFVRVRVEQAVDRQGISVPQRAITRDSAGIPMVLRLDATQTVSLQPVELGAVIGDRWVVSSGLKAGDRIVVEGLQHARPGEQVDVDDSPASGPLVKE, encoded by the coding sequence ATGCCGAAGAATCTGTTTGCGCCGTTTTGTCTGCTGGCCCTGACACTGGCCCTGGGTGCTTGCGACAAATCGACCGCCGAAGCGCCGCCAATGCCCCTGGCCAAAGTGCGCATCGAAACCCTTGAAGCCAAGCCCCTGTCGATCAGCAGCGAACTGAGCGGACGCATCGCCGCGCCGCGTATCGCCGAAGTGCGCGCACGGGTCGCCGGGGTGGTGATGCAACGCGTGTTCAAGGAAGGCCATGACGTCAAACAGGGCGACGTGCTGTTTCGCATCGACCCCGCCCCCTTCAAGGCCGACCTCGACAGCGCCCAGGCCAATTTGAGCAAGGCCGAGGCCAATGCCTTCCAGGCCCGCCTGCAAGAACAGCGCTACAGCCAATTGGTGGAAGGCAACGCCATCAGCGGCCAGGACTATGACAATGCCCGCGCCGCCGTGCGCCAGACCAACGCCGAGGTCGCCGCCAACAAGGCCGCCGTCGAGCGCGCCAGGTTGAACCTGGGCTACGCCACCGTGACCGCGCCGATCGCCGGGCGCATCGGTCGCGCATTGGTGACCGAAGGCGCGCTGGTTGGGCAGAACGAGGCCACGCCCCTGGCGATCATCCAGCAACTGGACCCGATCCACGCCGACCTCACCCAGTCCACCCGCGAGCTGAACGAGCTGCGCCGCGCCTTCCGCGCCGGCAGCTTGAAGCAAGTGGGTCAGGACCAGGCCAAGGCCACGCTGATCCAGGACGATGGCAGCCTCTACCCGCTGCCGGGCAAATTGCTGTTCGCCGAGATCAGCGTCGACCCCGGCACCGGCCAGATCATCCTGCGCAGCGAATTCCCCAACCCGGACCTCGACCTGCTGCCCGGCAGCTTTGTGCGGGTGCGCGTGGAACAAGCGGTCGACCGCCAAGGCATCAGCGTGCCGCAACGCGCCATCACCCGTGACAGCGCCGGCATCCCCATGGTGTTGCGCCTGGATGCCACACAGACCGTGAGCCTGCAGCCGGTGGAGCTGGGCGCGGTGATCGGGGATCGCTGGGTGGTCAGCAGCGGCCTCAAGGCCGGCGACCGCATCGTCGTCGAGGGCCTGCAACACGCGCGTCCCGGCGAACAGGTGGACGTGGACGACAGCCCGGCCTCCGGCCCGCTCGTAAAGGAATAA
- a CDS encoding efflux RND transporter permease subunit: MPQFFIDRPIFAWVVALFILLAGLLAIPQLPVAQYPNVAPPKVEIYAVYPGASAQTLDESVVSLIEQELNGADHLLYFESQSSLGSATITATFQPGTNPEMAQVDVQNRLKAVEPRLPQAVTQQGLQVEKVSAGFLLLVTLTSSDGKLDDVALSDYLARNVMNELKRLDGVGKAQLYGAERAMRIWIDPQKLIGFNLTPADVNAAISAQNAQVSAGSIGDLPGTKTQEITAAILVKGQLSTPAEFADIVLKANPDGSTVRIGDVARVEIGSQEYQFSTRLNGKPSTAVSVQLAPGANALNTATLVRAKMDELSRYFPANVEYKIPYDTSPFVKVSITKVVYTLLEAMALVFAVMFLFLQNVRYTLIPTLVVPIALMGTFATMLVLGFSINVLTMFGMVLAIGILVDDAIVVVENVERIMVTEGLSPKEATRKAMGQITGAIVGITLVLVAVFLPMAFMAGSVGVIYQQFSLSMATSILFSAFLALTLTPALCTTLLKPIAKGEHHAKGGFFGWFNKRFEQLTERYEGWVAYALKRSGRYLLIYLVLLVGLGLLFSRLPSSFLPVEDQGYTITDIQLPPGASKNRTVQVAEQIEAHNAGEPGVGDTTMIMGFSFSGSGQNAALAFTTLKDWSERSREDSAASIADRANLAFSELKDAIAYAILPPPVDGLGTSSGFEFRLQDRGGVGHAALMAARTELLAAAEKSPILANVRESALAEAPQVQLEVDRKQANALGLSFADVGNVLSSAIGSAYVNDFPNQGRMQRVVVQAEGDRRSQVEDLMKIHVRNNAGKMVPLSAFVQAKWTQGPAQLTRYNGYPAIAISGEAAPGHSTGEAMNEIQRLVSQLPAGLGQEWTGLSLQERLSGTQAPILLGLSLLIVFLCLAALYESWSIPTSVLLVVPLGVLGAVLAVTLRGMPNDVFFKVGLITIIGLSAKNAILIIEFAKDLYDQGEDLIDATLKAARLRLRPIIMTSLAFILGVVPLAIATGASSASQQAIGTGVIGGMITATLAVVFVPVFFVVVMKWVRKKR; this comes from the coding sequence ATGCCGCAGTTCTTTATTGACCGCCCGATCTTCGCCTGGGTGGTCGCCCTGTTTATCCTGCTTGCCGGCCTGCTGGCGATCCCGCAGTTGCCGGTGGCCCAGTACCCCAACGTCGCGCCGCCGAAAGTCGAGATCTACGCGGTGTACCCTGGCGCTTCGGCCCAGACCCTGGACGAGAGCGTGGTCAGCCTGATCGAGCAGGAGCTCAACGGCGCCGATCATCTGCTGTATTTCGAATCCCAGAGCAGCCTGGGTTCGGCGACGATTACCGCAACGTTCCAGCCCGGCACCAACCCGGAAATGGCCCAGGTGGATGTGCAGAACCGGCTCAAGGCCGTGGAGCCGCGCTTGCCCCAGGCCGTGACCCAGCAAGGCTTGCAGGTAGAGAAAGTCTCTGCCGGCTTCCTGCTGCTGGTGACCCTGACCTCCAGCGACGGCAAGCTCGACGATGTGGCGCTCAGCGATTACCTGGCGCGCAACGTGATGAACGAGCTCAAGCGCCTGGATGGGGTCGGCAAGGCCCAGCTGTATGGCGCCGAACGCGCCATGCGCATCTGGATCGACCCGCAGAAGCTGATCGGTTTCAACCTCACGCCGGCCGATGTGAACGCGGCGATCAGCGCGCAGAACGCCCAGGTCTCGGCCGGCAGCATCGGTGATTTGCCGGGGACCAAGACCCAGGAAATCACCGCCGCGATCCTGGTCAAGGGCCAGCTGTCGACCCCGGCGGAGTTCGCCGACATTGTGCTCAAGGCCAACCCGGACGGCTCCACCGTGCGCATCGGCGATGTGGCGCGGGTGGAAATCGGCAGCCAGGAATACCAGTTCTCCACGCGCCTGAACGGCAAGCCCTCCACCGCTGTCAGCGTGCAATTGGCGCCCGGCGCCAATGCGCTGAACACCGCGACCCTGGTGCGGGCGAAGATGGATGAACTGTCGCGCTACTTCCCCGCCAATGTGGAATACAAGATCCCCTACGACACGTCGCCGTTCGTCAAGGTCTCGATCACCAAGGTGGTCTACACCCTGCTCGAAGCCATGGCGCTGGTGTTTGCGGTGATGTTCCTGTTCCTGCAGAACGTGCGCTATACGCTGATCCCGACCCTGGTGGTGCCGATCGCGCTGATGGGCACCTTCGCCACCATGCTGGTGCTGGGGTTCTCGATCAACGTGCTGACCATGTTCGGCATGGTGCTGGCCATCGGCATCCTGGTGGACGACGCCATTGTGGTGGTGGAAAACGTCGAGCGCATCATGGTCACCGAGGGCCTGTCGCCCAAGGAAGCGACGCGCAAGGCCATGGGCCAGATTACTGGCGCCATCGTCGGGATCACCCTGGTGCTGGTGGCGGTGTTTCTGCCGATGGCGTTCATGGCCGGTTCGGTGGGGGTGATCTACCAGCAATTCTCGTTGTCGATGGCCACCTCGATCCTGTTCTCGGCGTTCCTCGCCCTGACCTTGACCCCGGCCCTGTGCACCACCTTGCTCAAGCCGATTGCCAAAGGCGAGCACCACGCCAAGGGTGGCTTCTTCGGCTGGTTCAATAAACGCTTCGAGCAACTCACCGAGCGCTATGAAGGCTGGGTCGCCTATGCCCTCAAGCGCAGCGGCCGCTACCTGCTGATCTATCTGGTGCTGCTGGTGGGCCTGGGGCTGTTGTTCAGCCGCCTGCCCTCCTCGTTCCTGCCGGTGGAAGACCAGGGTTACACCATCACCGATATCCAGTTGCCGCCGGGCGCGAGCAAGAACCGCACGGTGCAGGTCGCCGAGCAGATCGAGGCGCACAACGCGGGCGAGCCGGGGGTGGGTGACACCACCATGATCATGGGCTTCAGTTTTTCCGGCTCCGGGCAGAACGCGGCTCTGGCGTTTACCACGCTCAAGGATTGGTCGGAGCGCAGCCGCGAAGACTCCGCCGCGTCGATTGCCGACCGCGCCAACCTGGCCTTCAGCGAGCTCAAGGACGCGATTGCCTATGCGATCCTGCCGCCACCGGTGGATGGCCTGGGCACCTCCAGCGGTTTCGAGTTCCGCTTGCAGGACCGCGGGGGCGTCGGCCATGCCGCATTGATGGCGGCGCGTACCGAGCTGCTCGCGGCGGCCGAGAAAAGCCCGATCCTGGCCAACGTGCGCGAAAGTGCACTGGCCGAAGCGCCGCAGGTGCAATTGGAGGTGGATCGCAAGCAAGCCAACGCATTGGGCCTCTCCTTCGCCGATGTGGGCAATGTGCTGTCCTCGGCCATCGGTTCAGCCTACGTCAACGACTTCCCCAACCAGGGCCGCATGCAGCGGGTGGTAGTGCAGGCTGAAGGCGACCGGCGCAGCCAGGTCGAAGACCTGATGAAGATCCACGTACGCAACAATGCCGGGAAGATGGTGCCGCTGTCGGCGTTTGTCCAAGCCAAATGGACCCAGGGCCCGGCACAGTTGACCCGTTATAACGGTTACCCGGCGATCGCCATTTCCGGCGAAGCGGCACCGGGGCACAGCACCGGCGAGGCCATGAACGAGATCCAGCGCCTGGTCAGCCAGTTGCCGGCGGGGTTAGGCCAGGAATGGACCGGACTGTCGTTGCAGGAACGCTTGTCCGGCACCCAGGCGCCGATCCTGCTGGGCCTGTCGCTGCTGATCGTGTTCCTGTGCCTGGCGGCGCTGTATGAAAGCTGGTCGATCCCGACCTCGGTGCTGCTGGTGGTGCCCCTGGGCGTACTCGGCGCAGTGCTGGCCGTGACCTTGCGCGGCATGCCCAACGATGTGTTCTTCAAGGTCGGCCTGATCACCATCATCGGTCTGTCGGCGAAAAACGCGATCCTGATCATCGAGTTCGCCAAGGACCTGTACGACCAGGGCGAAGACCTGATCGACGCGACCCTGAAGGCCGCGCGGCTGCGGTTGCGACCGATCATCATGACCTCGCTGGCGTTTATCCTCGGCGTGGTGCCATTGGCAATCGCCACCGGTGCCAGCTCGGCGAGTCAGCAGGCGATTGGCACAGGAGTGATCGGCGGGATGATCACCGCGACCCTGGCGGTGGTGTTCGTACCGGTGTTCTTTGTGGTGGTGATGAAGTGGGTGCGTAAAAAGCGCTGA
- a CDS encoding PoNe immunity protein domain-containing protein, protein MKNLSVSDWARWFSWKISEANFEKRRERYVRFENYSINFDDYVNGMRMITTDLPKFRECSKPGGLMTSTNQRLWDALDWINLQYSAGAPVEQLAEVWPYALQWAEEYGDFHAHYHQSPEAGNYMTPHAALRTEEYWIVALRLTCFGLLSGYAHTMPRVMAFLDYANELMGVSDGLLERLVRPFVSERDLPPDTCTRHLPYRKLLKVFSAAPAKRAALMRAYLDEWYHASRREPYIDRHFEGGFCHYGYWSWEAAAVTWLLRIDDSSYREMQFYPRDWADYARLCPSPPIESMLHSGQACPQSGWWWSDAHHDSLCHFEAGDIFPDVASGVARGVTVWRWALDQRR, encoded by the coding sequence ATGAAAAATCTATCTGTTTCTGATTGGGCTCGTTGGTTCAGCTGGAAAATTAGCGAAGCCAATTTTGAAAAGCGCCGTGAGCGTTATGTCCGGTTCGAAAATTATTCGATTAATTTCGACGATTACGTGAATGGTATGCGCATGATCACAACAGACTTACCCAAGTTTCGAGAATGCTCGAAACCTGGCGGTCTTATGACCTCTACAAACCAGAGGCTATGGGACGCCCTAGACTGGATCAACTTGCAGTATTCCGCCGGAGCCCCTGTCGAGCAACTAGCTGAAGTCTGGCCTTATGCACTGCAATGGGCAGAAGAATACGGGGACTTCCACGCGCACTATCATCAGTCCCCTGAAGCGGGAAATTATATGACCCCGCATGCCGCCCTCCGCACCGAAGAATACTGGATCGTCGCATTACGCCTGACCTGCTTTGGCCTGCTCAGCGGCTACGCCCACACCATGCCTCGGGTCATGGCATTTCTGGATTACGCCAACGAACTGATGGGCGTAAGCGATGGTTTGCTCGAGCGTCTAGTTCGACCGTTTGTGAGCGAGCGTGATCTGCCACCCGACACCTGCACCCGACACCTGCCCTATCGCAAACTGCTCAAGGTGTTCAGCGCTGCACCGGCCAAGCGTGCGGCACTGATGAGGGCTTATCTGGATGAGTGGTATCACGCCAGCCGCCGTGAACCCTACATCGATAGACACTTTGAAGGAGGCTTTTGCCACTACGGCTACTGGTCCTGGGAAGCCGCCGCCGTTACTTGGCTTCTGCGCATCGACGACAGCAGCTACCGTGAGATGCAGTTCTATCCCAGGGATTGGGCCGACTACGCCCGCCTATGCCCGTCGCCGCCGATTGAGTCGATGTTGCATTCCGGCCAGGCCTGCCCACAAAGCGGCTGGTGGTGGAGCGATGCCCACCACGATTCTCTATGTCATTTCGAGGCCGGAGATATTTTTCCCGATGTCGCCAGCGGCGTTGCACGCGGAGTCACTGTTTGGCGCTGGGCGCTCGATCAGCGGCGATAG
- a CDS encoding DUF1345 domain-containing protein — MPFLARTHPRLSAAALLGLAVGILAPADTLVSKILIGWNAGVWTYLVLMLWLTSRAKADDVKRIAEIEDENAGLVLFTVCIAAIASLATITFELLGTKDLATAERLLHYGFTGLTVIGSWLLIGVIFSVHYARLYYTWEGKEPALRFAEGLLTPNYWDFLYFSFTIGVAVQTSDVGVATRGMRKVVLGQSLIGFLFNTAILGFSINIAAGLFG; from the coding sequence ATGCCCTTCCTTGCCCGCACCCACCCTCGCCTCTCCGCCGCCGCCCTGCTCGGCCTTGCCGTGGGCATCCTCGCGCCAGCCGACACGCTCGTCAGCAAAATCCTCATTGGCTGGAACGCTGGAGTCTGGACTTATCTGGTGCTGATGCTATGGCTGACCAGCCGCGCCAAGGCTGACGATGTCAAACGCATCGCCGAAATCGAAGACGAGAACGCCGGGCTGGTGCTGTTCACCGTGTGCATCGCCGCCATTGCCAGCCTCGCCACGATCACCTTCGAGCTGCTGGGCACCAAGGACCTGGCCACTGCCGAACGCCTGCTGCACTACGGGTTTACCGGCCTGACGGTGATCGGCTCATGGTTGTTGATCGGGGTGATTTTCAGCGTGCACTACGCTCGCCTCTACTACACCTGGGAAGGCAAGGAACCGGCACTGCGTTTTGCCGAAGGGCTGTTGACCCCCAACTATTGGGACTTCTTGTATTTCTCCTTCACCATCGGTGTCGCAGTGCAAACCTCGGACGTCGGCGTCGCCACGCGGGGCATGCGCAAGGTGGTGCTGGGGCAGTCGTTGATCGGTTTTCTGTTCAATACGGCGATTCTGGGTTTCTCCATCAATATCGCCGCCGGGCTGTTCGGTTAG
- a CDS encoding AraC family transcriptional regulator yields MTAHNWIDLSQDADTGIETLRAHFQGHAYDPHWHDSYLVGVTEQGVQQFNCRRIRHNSVPGQVFLVEPGELHDGDAPTPDGFTYHMLYLDPQWLAREVSAVFEEAPLSRQLGFADTLTSDPRLALATSQAFQTLHSGELRIVRQRAMDHLLERLTAQLHWRTRYADDPRLPRVAHKAREYLHAHLHQDIGMHELALACGVDRFRLTRAFKSAFGLPPHAYLVQLRLARARHWLAKGEQPADVAIALGFADQSHLGHWFVRAYGLTPAAYRKRCSNLPDR; encoded by the coding sequence ATGACCGCGCACAACTGGATCGACCTGTCCCAGGACGCCGACACCGGCATCGAGACCCTGCGCGCACATTTCCAGGGCCATGCCTACGATCCCCATTGGCACGACAGCTATCTGGTCGGCGTCACCGAGCAAGGCGTGCAGCAATTCAACTGCCGGCGCATCCGTCACAACAGCGTGCCCGGCCAGGTGTTCCTGGTGGAGCCCGGCGAGTTGCATGACGGCGACGCGCCCACGCCGGACGGTTTTACCTACCATATGCTCTACCTCGACCCCCAGTGGTTGGCGCGGGAAGTCAGCGCAGTGTTCGAAGAGGCGCCGCTCAGCCGCCAGCTGGGATTTGCCGATACCTTGACCAGCGACCCGCGCCTGGCCCTGGCCACCAGCCAAGCATTCCAGACCCTGCACAGCGGCGAGTTGCGCATCGTGCGCCAACGCGCCATGGACCACTTGCTCGAACGCCTCACCGCCCAACTCCACTGGCGCACGCGCTACGCTGACGACCCCCGCCTGCCGCGGGTGGCGCACAAGGCCAGGGAGTACCTGCACGCCCATCTGCATCAGGACATCGGCATGCACGAACTGGCCCTGGCCTGCGGCGTCGACCGCTTCCGCCTGACCCGTGCCTTCAAAAGTGCCTTCGGCCTGCCGCCCCATGCCTACCTGGTCCAATTGCGCCTGGCCCGCGCCCGGCACTGGCTGGCCAAGGGTGAGCAACCCGCCGACGTGGCCATCGCCCTGGGTTTTGCCGACCAGAGCCACCTGGGCCACTGGTTCGTGCGCGCCTACGGCCTGACGCCCGCCGCGTACCGCAAGCGCTGCTCAAATCTTCCAGACAGGTAA
- a CDS encoding LysE family translocator, giving the protein MLSSLLPFMLFAFVASITPGPTNILVLSNSARYGFKAALPIILGACTGAAGLVLLVGSGFGQSLVHWPKVQTAMQWIGIAWLSLLAWQIFSAPTRALEMAATDKPLGLIGAAGLQLINPKTWMMALAVVSVFAGNGSDRQHQVLSLSLVFFLVALPCLGAWAVLGAGSGRVLRSPEAMRRFNRCMAVLLLGSTWLSVLI; this is encoded by the coding sequence ATGCTGTCTTCCTTGTTGCCCTTCATGCTGTTCGCCTTCGTCGCCTCCATCACCCCCGGCCCCACCAATATCCTGGTGCTGAGCAACAGCGCGCGTTATGGCTTCAAAGCCGCCTTGCCGATCATCCTGGGCGCCTGCACGGGGGCCGCCGGCCTTGTGTTGCTGGTGGGGTCCGGGTTTGGCCAGTCCCTCGTGCACTGGCCCAAGGTGCAGACCGCGATGCAGTGGATCGGCATCGCCTGGTTGAGTCTCCTGGCCTGGCAGATTTTCAGCGCCCCCACCCGAGCCCTTGAAATGGCGGCGACCGATAAGCCCCTGGGCCTGATCGGCGCCGCCGGCCTGCAATTGATCAACCCGAAGACCTGGATGATGGCCCTCGCAGTGGTCAGTGTATTTGCCGGCAACGGTAGCGACCGCCAACACCAGGTGCTGTCCCTGTCCCTGGTGTTTTTCCTGGTCGCCCTGCCCTGCCTCGGTGCCTGGGCTGTGCTGGGCGCGGGGTCAGGCCGGGTGTTGCGCTCGCCCGAGGCGATGCGACGCTTCAATCGCTGCATGGCCGTGCTCCTGCTGGGCTCGACCTGGCTGAGTGTACTGATCTGA
- a CDS encoding autotransporter outer membrane beta-barrel domain-containing protein — MSSVFNFKPSPLSLAMKANAVTLFMLMAHAVEARVVTGADEYVRPGPAPDRFELLAGSGLTVEGTATRDIRAESATLVVTPGSSTQDIIANNSRIRIEGSDVTARSSANAALRVTGSDVFISNSTITHESGTGLTAGRNLGATNGSSVTVVDSTITGTNRGASASAYSVLDFTGSLIQATNDDGIGVSLLSGQAFAYDSRIIGGANGVQMGLDGSSGVIDSVLVLDGSSVEGKNGAAILAGAGTNADIQVRNGSTLTGGNGNLLEVTGNSTANMNVDRSFLVGDVVVEDGSTAKVQLNNGSWLTGQLKNVAELSVNDASNWMLVGDSNVEALKMGGGAVHFGAEDQFFQLDVKSLEGNGTFVMHTDFSTHQTDFLNVEGRAEGNHSLLLAATGSELASGAPIKVVHTEGGDARFSLVGDTVDIGAYAYGLQKDGTDWLLDPTRRGTSTSAHSVLALFNSAPTVLYGESSILRTRMGELRFGNGQDNGLWMRSYGNKYEVAANKNGSGYKQTQKGFTLGADAPLSSGDGQWLAGVMAGHSTSDLSLTRGSKGEVKSYYLGAYATWLDDESGLYFDGVAKLNRLHNEVNVNMSDGKKAKGNYAQSAVGASAELGRHIKLDNDYFVEPYGQLSATITQAQSYELSNGLKAKGDRSSTVVSKLGVTAGKNIQLDNGGVLQPYLRTAWAHEFDQSNKVFINDQSFNNDLSGSRIELAAGVAMSVSKNVKLHADFETSKGKKIDQPWGVNFGVRYDF; from the coding sequence ATGTCATCTGTATTCAATTTCAAGCCTTCGCCTTTAAGCCTTGCGATGAAGGCCAACGCTGTCACCCTGTTCATGCTGATGGCTCACGCTGTCGAAGCGCGTGTGGTCACTGGGGCGGACGAGTATGTGCGCCCAGGCCCCGCACCGGATCGTTTTGAGTTACTGGCCGGTTCCGGCCTGACGGTCGAAGGAACGGCCACCCGCGACATTCGCGCCGAGTCCGCAACCCTGGTCGTCACGCCAGGCAGCTCTACCCAAGACATCATCGCCAACAACTCGCGGATTCGCATTGAGGGCTCTGATGTCACTGCACGCAGCAGCGCAAACGCCGCTCTGCGTGTGACTGGCAGTGATGTGTTCATCAGCAACAGCACGATCACCCATGAGAGCGGCACTGGTCTGACCGCCGGGCGCAACCTGGGTGCAACCAATGGGTCCAGCGTGACGGTGGTCGACAGTACGATCACCGGTACCAACCGTGGCGCCAGTGCCAGTGCCTACAGTGTGCTGGACTTCACCGGCTCCCTTATCCAGGCGACCAACGATGATGGCATCGGTGTATCGCTGCTGAGCGGGCAGGCTTTTGCCTACGACAGTCGGATCATCGGCGGTGCCAATGGCGTACAAATGGGACTCGACGGATCGTCCGGAGTCATAGACAGCGTGCTGGTACTGGACGGTTCCAGCGTCGAAGGCAAAAACGGCGCAGCCATTCTGGCGGGCGCCGGGACAAACGCGGATATCCAGGTACGCAACGGCTCGACCCTCACCGGCGGCAACGGCAACCTCCTGGAGGTCACCGGCAACTCCACCGCCAATATGAACGTTGACCGCAGCTTCCTGGTCGGCGATGTGGTGGTCGAAGACGGCAGCACCGCCAAGGTTCAGCTCAACAACGGCTCCTGGCTGACCGGCCAACTGAAAAACGTCGCCGAGTTGAGTGTGAACGACGCGTCCAACTGGATGCTGGTGGGCGACAGCAATGTCGAGGCCTTGAAGATGGGCGGCGGCGCGGTGCACTTTGGCGCCGAGGACCAGTTCTTTCAGTTGGATGTGAAGAGCCTGGAAGGCAACGGCACGTTTGTCATGCACACGGACTTCTCCACCCACCAGACCGACTTCCTCAACGTGGAAGGCCGGGCCGAGGGTAATCACAGCCTGCTGCTCGCCGCGACCGGTTCGGAACTGGCCAGCGGTGCGCCGATCAAGGTCGTGCACACCGAAGGCGGTGACGCACGCTTCTCCCTGGTCGGCGACACCGTGGACATCGGCGCCTACGCCTACGGCTTGCAGAAGGACGGTACCGACTGGCTGCTCGACCCGACCCGTCGCGGCACCAGCACCAGCGCCCATTCGGTATTGGCGTTGTTCAACAGTGCACCGACCGTGTTGTACGGCGAGTCGTCCATCCTGCGTACCCGCATGGGTGAATTGCGCTTCGGCAATGGCCAGGACAATGGCCTGTGGATGCGCAGCTACGGCAACAAATATGAGGTGGCGGCCAACAAAAACGGCAGTGGTTACAAGCAAACCCAGAAAGGCTTCACCCTCGGTGCCGATGCACCACTGTCCAGCGGTGATGGCCAGTGGCTGGCCGGTGTCATGGCGGGTCACAGCACCTCCGACTTGAGCCTGACGCGGGGCAGCAAAGGTGAGGTCAAGAGTTACTACCTGGGTGCCTATGCCACTTGGCTGGATGATGAGAGCGGCCTGTATTTCGACGGTGTCGCCAAGCTCAACCGCTTGCACAATGAAGTCAATGTGAACATGAGCGACGGCAAGAAAGCCAAGGGCAACTATGCGCAAAGCGCGGTCGGTGCATCGGCCGAACTTGGCCGCCACATCAAGCTGGACAATGATTACTTCGTCGAGCCATATGGCCAGTTGTCGGCGACGATCACCCAGGCGCAGAGCTACGAGCTGTCCAACGGCTTGAAGGCTAAGGGTGATCGCTCCAGCACCGTGGTCAGCAAACTCGGTGTGACCGCCGGTAAGAACATCCAGCTGGACAACGGTGGGGTGTTGCAGCCTTACCTGCGCACAGCATGGGCTCACGAGTTCGACCAGAGCAACAAGGTGTTCATCAACGACCAGAGCTTCAACAACGATCTGTCGGGTTCGCGTATTGAACTGGCGGCCGGCGTGGCGATGTCGGTGTCCAAGAACGTCAAGTTGCATGCGGACTTCGAAACCAGCAAAGGCAAGAAGATCGATCAGCCGTGGGGTGTCAACTTCGGCGTGCGGTACGACTTCTAA